One genomic region from Nostoc sphaeroides encodes:
- a CDS encoding APC family permease: MSATNSPPQLKRELGVVGATLMGLGSIVGTGVFVTIGIAAGIAGPAVILAVAIGAIVATCNGLNSAQLAANHAVSGGTYEYGYKYLTPALGFTAGWMFLVAKTASAATAALGFAGYLLNIGGLSSSWVVPTAVLAVAIMTLVVLSGIRRSNVTNTVIVSVTLLSLGFFILACLPRATEVGIENLTPFFRTSPAAILHASALMFVAYTGYGRIATMGEEARSPRETIPKAMIVCLLLTMLLYMAVAIVGIGAVGADVLGSSTGQTAAPLEVAVRSVAGSGGALVLGIGAVTAMLGVLLNLILGLSRVLLAMGRRSDAPKFLARLNQEQTTPYWAVIFVGIAIALLVLLGNVKTTWSFSAFSVLIYYAITSFAALRLTPSERLYPVWVGWLGLVSCLFLAFWVESAIWQVGLGLIVAGLIWHKIRRANRPSTMKEAGGGGSEGEELITNAQ; the protein is encoded by the coding sequence ATGTCTGCCACAAATTCTCCACCCCAACTGAAACGAGAGTTAGGGGTGGTTGGTGCAACCTTGATGGGACTGGGTTCGATTGTCGGGACGGGTGTATTTGTCACTATCGGGATTGCAGCAGGCATTGCTGGCCCGGCGGTAATTTTGGCGGTAGCAATTGGGGCAATTGTTGCTACCTGTAATGGACTCAACAGCGCCCAGTTAGCAGCTAATCATGCTGTCAGTGGTGGCACTTATGAATATGGTTACAAATATCTTACCCCCGCATTGGGCTTCACCGCCGGCTGGATGTTTTTGGTAGCAAAGACTGCATCAGCCGCAACCGCCGCTTTAGGTTTTGCTGGTTACTTACTGAATATTGGGGGTTTGAGTTCTAGTTGGGTAGTTCCTACAGCCGTCTTAGCTGTAGCGATCATGACGTTAGTTGTCTTAAGTGGTATCCGCCGCTCTAATGTAACCAATACAGTGATTGTGTCGGTAACGCTACTATCTTTAGGCTTCTTTATCCTGGCTTGTCTACCCCGTGCTACCGAGGTGGGAATTGAGAATTTGACACCTTTTTTCAGAACCTCTCCAGCCGCAATACTTCATGCTAGCGCCTTGATGTTTGTCGCCTACACAGGTTATGGGCGCATTGCCACAATGGGAGAGGAAGCACGCTCCCCAAGGGAAACGATTCCTAAAGCGATGATTGTCTGTCTGCTGTTAACAATGTTACTTTACATGGCAGTAGCAATAGTTGGTATTGGGGCTGTGGGGGCAGATGTCTTGGGTAGTAGCACAGGGCAGACGGCAGCGCCCCTAGAAGTGGCAGTCCGCAGCGTTGCCGGTTCCGGTGGTGCATTGGTTTTAGGGATTGGTGCGGTGACAGCCATGCTAGGCGTGCTATTGAACCTGATTTTGGGCTTATCTCGTGTGTTACTGGCAATGGGACGGCGTTCAGATGCTCCAAAATTTTTAGCACGGCTTAACCAAGAACAGACAACCCCATATTGGGCTGTAATATTTGTCGGAATAGCGATCGCTCTATTAGTACTGTTGGGTAATGTCAAAACTACCTGGTCGTTTAGTGCCTTTAGTGTTTTAATTTATTACGCAATTACCAGCTTCGCCGCCCTGCGTCTAACCCCATCAGAGCGACTATATCCTGTATGGGTAGGTTGGTTAGGTCTTGTAAGTTGCCTTTTTCTGGCTTTCTGGGTAGAATCTGCAATTTGGCAAGTGGGTTTAGGGTTGATTGTCGCAGGGTTAATTTGGCACAAAATTCGCCGAGCGAATCGCCCAAGTACCATGAAGGAGGCAGGGGGAGGAGGGAGTGAGGGAGAAGAATTAATAACCAATGCCCAATGA
- a CDS encoding TOBE domain-containing protein, whose protein sequence is MPRKEQGWVTFQTSEDERKILEEFCEQSQRTKTEILRELVRSLNHQSSAPISPPIQQEKQEDIYYTQKPDVESSIQKKSLKVSSRNILKGVVKRVVYGAVNSEVTLEIIHKVELTSIITRASAEELELSEGKEAYAVIKSNDIVIARE, encoded by the coding sequence ATGCCAAGAAAAGAACAAGGATGGGTCACATTTCAAACCTCAGAGGACGAGCGGAAGATTCTAGAGGAGTTCTGCGAACAGTCTCAACGCACTAAGACTGAGATTCTGCGGGAACTCGTGCGTAGCCTTAATCACCAATCATCAGCACCGATATCACCACCAATTCAGCAGGAAAAACAGGAAGATATCTACTACACTCAAAAACCTGATGTAGAAAGTAGTATTCAAAAGAAATCACTAAAAGTTAGCTCTCGTAATATTCTTAAAGGTGTCGTTAAACGAGTTGTTTATGGAGCAGTTAATAGTGAGGTGACTCTAGAGATTATTCATAAAGTAGAATTAACCTCGATTATCACTAGAGCTTCGGCAGAAGAGTTGGAACTATCTGAGGGAAAAGAAGCTTATGCAGTCATTAAATCTAACGATATTGTCATTGCTAGAGAATAG
- a CDS encoding deoxyribodipyrimidine photo-lyase, 8-HDF type: protein MSDLILFWHRRDLRISDNTGLAAAKQQSPKVVGVFCLDPNILERDDVAPVKVTYMIGCLQKLQERYAEVGSQLLILHANPIQAIPALAEAINAKAVFWNWDVEPYSQERDRTIINALKEKGIQFLNQNWDQILNSPEQLRTGSNQPYTVYTPFWKNWITKPKANPVETLQNVEGLTEAEQEIAKLAGALTLPSAKDLGFIWDGELIISPGEAAAQERLEEFTAKAITEYQEQRNFPAVDGTSQLSAALKFGVIGIRTVWQATIEALENSRSEETAVNIRTWQQELAWREFYQHAMYNFPELADGAFRDTFKNFPWQTNEEHFQAWCEGRTGYPIVDAAMRQMNESGWMHNRCRMIVASFLTKDLLINPQLGEKYFMQHLIDGDLSANNGGWQWSASSGMDPKPVRIFNPASQTQKFDPEGEYIRQWVSELRSVDTEYLVTGKIPSLERHAVGYPEPIVDHKIQQQQFKLRYQQQKTVSNGGE, encoded by the coding sequence ATGTCTGACTTAATTCTGTTTTGGCATCGGCGCGATTTACGCATTTCTGACAATACGGGACTGGCTGCGGCAAAACAACAAAGTCCGAAAGTAGTGGGGGTGTTTTGCCTCGATCCGAATATTCTGGAACGGGATGATGTTGCTCCTGTGAAAGTAACTTATATGATTGGCTGTTTGCAGAAACTCCAAGAGCGATATGCTGAAGTTGGTAGCCAGTTGTTAATACTCCACGCCAATCCTATACAAGCGATACCAGCTTTAGCAGAAGCAATAAATGCCAAAGCTGTTTTTTGGAATTGGGATGTAGAACCTTATTCGCAAGAACGCGATCGTACCATTATAAATGCCCTCAAAGAAAAAGGTATTCAGTTTCTTAACCAAAACTGGGATCAAATTCTCAATTCCCCAGAACAATTACGCACCGGTAGCAATCAACCTTACACGGTTTACACCCCCTTCTGGAAAAATTGGATTACCAAACCGAAAGCGAACCCAGTAGAAACTCTGCAAAATGTTGAGGGTTTAACGGAAGCTGAACAGGAAATTGCTAAACTTGCAGGAGCCTTAACGTTACCTTCAGCGAAAGATTTAGGATTTATTTGGGATGGAGAATTAATTATTTCACCAGGAGAGGCGGCAGCGCAAGAACGGCTAGAGGAATTTACGGCTAAAGCGATTACTGAATATCAAGAACAGCGAAATTTTCCCGCAGTGGACGGAACATCGCAACTGAGTGCAGCTTTAAAATTTGGCGTAATTGGCATTCGCACTGTTTGGCAAGCCACCATAGAAGCACTAGAAAACAGCCGCAGTGAAGAAACAGCAGTTAATATTCGTACATGGCAACAAGAATTAGCTTGGCGGGAGTTTTATCAACATGCAATGTATAACTTCCCCGAATTAGCTGATGGTGCTTTTCGTGACACTTTTAAAAACTTTCCTTGGCAAACTAACGAAGAACATTTCCAAGCTTGGTGTGAGGGGAGAACTGGCTACCCTATTGTAGATGCAGCAATGCGCCAGATGAATGAAAGTGGCTGGATGCATAACCGTTGTCGAATGATTGTTGCTAGTTTCCTTACCAAAGACTTGCTAATTAATCCCCAATTGGGAGAAAAATACTTTATGCAGCACCTGATTGATGGTGACTTATCTGCTAATAATGGCGGTTGGCAATGGAGTGCTTCTAGCGGCATGGATCCTAAACCTGTGCGGATTTTTAACCCAGCCAGTCAAACACAAAAATTTGATCCAGAGGGGGAATATATTCGGCAATGGGTGTCAGAATTGCGGTCTGTAGATACAGAATATTTAGTTACTGGGAAAATTCCATCTTTAGAACGTCATGCTGTTGGCTATCCTGAACCTATTGTGGATCATAAAATACAACAACAGCAATTTAAACTGCGTTATCAACAGCAAAAAACCGTTAGTAATGGTGGTGAGTAA
- the ftsH4 gene encoding ATP-dependent zinc metalloprotease FtsH translates to MGIKEQPKSPRFRIIANILLAVSGLFLLLNLFLPGLFASGPTGVPYSLFIHQVQEGEVSRVSVGQNQIIYQLKAENAEPPQVFATTPIFDLELPKLLEQKGVEFAATPPPKNTWFTTLLSWVIPPLIFIGIWQFFLARGGGGGPQGALSIGKSKAKVYVEGESAKITFADVAGVEEAKTELVEIVDFLKTPARFTQIGARIPKGVLLVGPPGTGKTLLAKAVAGEAGVPFFSISGSEFVELFVGVGSSRVRDLFEQAKKQAPCIIFIDELDAIGKSRSSNGFYGGNDEREQTLNQLLTEMDGFAAGDATVIVLAATNRPESLDSALLRPGRFDRQVLVDRPDLSGREAILKIHAQKVKLGDDVNLKAIATRTPGFAGADLANLVNEAALLAARNLRESVAQEDFAEAIERVVAGLEKKSRVMNETEKKIVAYHEVGHAMVGALTTGNGRVEKISIIPRGMAALGYTLQLPTEDRFLMNEEELRGQIATLLGGRSAEEIVFNSITTGASNDLQRATDLAERMVTSYGMSKVLGPLAYQQGQQSMFLGNGGANPRRAVSEDTSKAIDSEVKEIVETAHEQALEILRQNRDLLEAIATQLLETEVIEGEKLHDLLSQVKPVAKTTAD, encoded by the coding sequence ATGGGAATTAAAGAACAGCCCAAGTCACCTCGGTTTCGGATCATTGCTAATATATTACTGGCAGTATCAGGGCTATTTTTGCTCTTAAATTTATTTTTGCCTGGTTTATTTGCTTCTGGCCCGACTGGTGTTCCTTATAGCTTGTTTATTCATCAAGTACAAGAAGGGGAAGTCAGCCGCGTTTCCGTTGGTCAAAACCAGATTATTTACCAACTAAAAGCAGAAAATGCCGAGCCGCCCCAGGTGTTTGCAACTACACCAATATTTGATTTAGAGTTACCCAAACTGCTAGAACAAAAGGGAGTTGAGTTCGCTGCTACACCTCCACCGAAGAATACTTGGTTTACAACCCTTTTAAGTTGGGTGATTCCACCACTGATTTTTATTGGTATTTGGCAATTCTTTCTCGCCCGTGGTGGTGGCGGTGGCCCCCAAGGTGCGCTTTCTATTGGTAAGAGCAAAGCTAAGGTTTACGTTGAAGGCGAATCAGCTAAAATTACCTTTGCAGACGTGGCTGGGGTAGAAGAAGCGAAAACTGAGTTAGTGGAAATTGTCGATTTCCTCAAGACTCCGGCACGATTTACCCAAATTGGCGCTAGGATTCCCAAAGGTGTGTTGTTGGTTGGCCCTCCGGGTACTGGTAAGACACTTTTAGCGAAAGCCGTAGCCGGAGAAGCAGGAGTTCCATTCTTCAGTATCTCTGGTTCGGAGTTTGTAGAATTGTTTGTCGGTGTAGGATCTTCAAGAGTGCGGGATTTGTTTGAGCAAGCTAAAAAACAGGCTCCCTGTATTATATTTATTGATGAATTAGATGCGATCGGTAAGTCTCGTAGCAGTAACGGCTTCTACGGTGGTAACGATGAGCGAGAACAGACTCTCAACCAGTTACTAACAGAGATGGACGGGTTTGCAGCTGGGGATGCAACAGTGATTGTACTAGCAGCTACCAACCGCCCCGAAAGCCTTGACTCTGCATTGCTGCGTCCAGGGCGCTTTGACCGCCAAGTGTTGGTAGACCGTCCCGATTTATCTGGTCGGGAAGCAATTCTCAAAATTCACGCTCAAAAGGTAAAATTAGGAGATGATGTAAATTTAAAAGCGATCGCTACTCGTACCCCTGGTTTTGCTGGTGCAGATTTGGCAAACTTGGTGAACGAAGCCGCATTATTAGCAGCCCGTAATCTACGTGAAAGTGTTGCTCAAGAAGACTTCGCCGAAGCAATTGAGCGGGTAGTCGCCGGTTTAGAGAAAAAGAGTCGAGTGATGAATGAGACTGAGAAAAAGATTGTTGCTTACCATGAAGTTGGTCACGCAATGGTCGGGGCGCTAACAACAGGAAACGGTCGCGTAGAAAAGATTTCGATTATTCCTCGTGGGATGGCTGCTTTGGGCTACACTCTGCAATTACCAACTGAAGACCGCTTTTTGATGAATGAAGAGGAACTGCGGGGTCAGATTGCGACTTTGTTAGGTGGACGTTCCGCCGAAGAGATTGTGTTTAACAGTATTACAACAGGTGCTTCCAACGATTTGCAACGAGCAACTGACTTGGCAGAACGGATGGTAACATCTTATGGTATGAGCAAAGTCTTAGGGCCATTGGCTTACCAACAAGGACAACAATCGATGTTTTTGGGTAATGGTGGGGCTAATCCTCGGCGGGCGGTGAGTGAAGACACATCCAAAGCTATTGATAGCGAAGTCAAAGAAATCGTGGAAACAGCCCACGAGCAAGCCCTAGAGATTCTCAGACAGAATCGAGACTTGCTAGAAGCGATCGCGACTCAACTCTTAGAAACAGAGGTCATTGAAGGCGAAAAACTGCACGATTTGCTAAGTCAGGTTAAACCTGTAGCTAAGACAACTGCTGATTAG
- a CDS encoding DUF2949 domain-containing protein, translated as MKPTDKLVHFLKEELGIPSGAISLALRHCEQTPNFLAMTLWQYGLVTLDQLAQIFDWLETV; from the coding sequence ATGAAACCTACAGATAAATTGGTGCATTTTTTAAAGGAAGAGTTGGGTATTCCTAGTGGAGCAATTTCTCTTGCTTTGCGACATTGTGAGCAGACCCCCAACTTTCTGGCTATGACCCTCTGGCAGTATGGACTGGTAACACTGGATCAGTTAGCCCAAATTTTTGATTGGTTGGAAACAGTATAA
- a CDS encoding bluetail domain-containing putative surface protein: protein MTSTTTYTYDVDGKVISERTDNNGDGIIDSVITYRYDLTSFSQDFTGDGKVDFVETSTYDAKGNQTSTSRDFNGDGKVDYVETSTYDAKGNRTSTSSDNNDDGKVDSVQTYTYDAKGNQTSNSLDNNGDGKVDSVDTFIYNAKGKVTSYTSDSNGDGKVDYVQTYTYDAKGNLTSDSVDLKGDGIPEYVQTYTYDAKGKVTFSSFANGDGIPIYVTTYTYDAKGNLISNSFDNNGDGKVDSVQTYTYDAKGNRTSTSYDNNGDGKVDSVETSTYDAKGKVTSNSRDDNGDGKVDSVETSTYDAKGKVTSNSRDDNGDGKVDFVETSTYDAKGNRTSFSRDFNGDGKVDYVETSTYDAKGNLTSFRVENNGDGRFDPVQTYTSYTYGRASASYDFNNDGVIDAVGIYSYDFNGNLKSQKIDNNDDGIFDEVTAYSYDANGKQTAQLADKNNDGIPDEITTFNYDRNGKLISADIDNNSDGITDAVATYLYDTNGQLISKTTTDVNVPKITLKGGNGADELSGGAGNDQISGKNGNDKLFGLAGNDKLVGGSGNDILNGGAGRDTLTGGCSADTFVFSSLSDSLLSSFDKITDLNISQDKIDGLYAVSAANLVQLGTVASLNVSDIQQILTATAFVAKGAATFTLGTGNHQQTFLVLNDNTNEFSALTDAVIEISSYKGSLNNLAVV, encoded by the coding sequence ATGACCTCAACCACAACTTACACTTACGATGTCGATGGCAAAGTGATATCTGAGAGGACAGACAACAACGGTGATGGGATAATAGACTCAGTTATTACCTACCGCTATGACCTGACATCCTTTAGCCAAGACTTCACCGGCGACGGCAAAGTTGATTTTGTCGAAACCTCTACTTATGATGCCAAGGGCAACCAGACATCCACCAGCCGTGACTTCAACGGCGACGGCAAAGTTGATTATGTCGAAACCTCTACTTATGATGCCAAGGGCAACCGGACATCCACCAGCAGTGACAACAACGACGACGGCAAAGTTGATTCTGTCCAAACCTATACTTATGATGCCAAGGGCAACCAGACATCCAATAGCCTTGACAACAACGGCGACGGCAAAGTTGATTCTGTCGACACTTTTATTTATAATGCCAAGGGCAAGGTGACATCCTATACTTCTGATAGCAACGGCGACGGCAAAGTTGATTATGTCCAAACCTATACTTATGATGCCAAGGGCAACCTGACATCTGATAGCGTTGACTTGAAGGGCGACGGCATACCTGAGTATGTCCAAACCTATACTTATGATGCCAAGGGCAAGGTGACATTTAGTAGCTTTGCCAACGGCGACGGCATACCTATTTATGTCACCACCTATACTTATGATGCCAAGGGCAACCTGATATCCAATAGCTTTGACAACAACGGCGACGGCAAAGTTGATTCTGTCCAAACCTATACTTATGATGCCAAGGGCAACCGGACATCCACCAGCTATGACAACAACGGCGACGGCAAAGTTGATTCTGTCGAAACCTCTACTTATGATGCCAAGGGCAAGGTGACATCCAATAGCCGTGACGACAACGGCGACGGCAAAGTTGATTCTGTCGAAACCTCTACTTATGATGCCAAGGGCAAGGTGACATCCAATAGCCGTGACGACAACGGCGACGGCAAAGTTGATTTTGTCGAAACCTCTACTTATGATGCCAAGGGCAACCGGACATCCTTTAGCCGTGACTTCAACGGTGACGGCAAAGTTGATTATGTCGAAACCTCTACTTATGATGCCAAGGGCAACCTGACATCCTTTAGAGTTGAAAACAACGGCGACGGCAGATTTGATCCTGTCCAAACCTATACTTCCTATACTTATGGACGCGCATCCGCTAGCTATGACTTCAACAATGATGGTGTAATTGATGCAGTTGGCATCTACAGCTACGATTTTAACGGCAACCTGAAATCACAAAAAATTGACAATAATGATGATGGCATCTTTGATGAAGTCACCGCTTACAGTTACGACGCTAACGGCAAACAGACTGCACAGCTAGCTGACAAAAATAATGATGGCATCCCTGATGAGATTACCACTTTCAACTACGATCGCAATGGCAAACTAATTTCCGCAGATATTGACAACAACAGTGATGGCATTACTGATGCAGTTGCCACTTATCTGTATGATACCAATGGTCAATTAATCAGCAAAACCACTACAGACGTAAATGTGCCAAAGATTACTTTAAAAGGTGGTAACGGTGCAGATGAACTCAGTGGTGGGGCTGGTAATGATCAAATTTCCGGCAAAAATGGCAATGATAAACTCTTTGGATTAGCCGGAAATGACAAACTAGTTGGTGGTAGTGGTAATGACATCCTCAATGGTGGCGCTGGGCGTGATACCCTCACAGGCGGTTGTAGCGCTGATACATTTGTGTTCAGTAGTCTAAGTGATTCGCTGCTGTCTAGCTTTGATAAAATAACTGACTTGAACATTTCTCAAGATAAAATTGATGGGCTATATGCAGTTAGCGCGGCTAATTTAGTTCAACTTGGCACTGTTGCGAGTCTAAATGTCTCAGATATACAACAGATATTGACTGCAACTGCTTTTGTAGCTAAAGGTGCGGCAACTTTTACCCTCGGTACAGGCAATCATCAGCAGACTTTTCTGGTACTCAACGATAACACTAATGAATTCTCTGCCCTCACGGATGCTGTGATTGAGATTAGTAGCTACAAAGGCAGCTTGAATAATTTAGCAGTTGTCTAA